GTACATCCACCTGGGCATGACCTCTTCCGATCTCCTGGATACCACCCTGGCGGTGCAGATGCGCCAGGCGGCGGATCTTATTCTGGCCAAGCTTCGTCGGCTGCGGGAAGTGGTGGCGGACCTGGCCCGCAAGCACAAGTACACGCCCATGATCGGCCGCACCCACGGTATTCACGCCGAGCCCGTAACCTTCGGCTTCAAGCTGGCCCTGTGGGTAAAGGAGATCGAGCGGCACATGGGGCGGCTGGAGAGGGCCAGGGAAGAAATCAGCGTGGGCAAGATCTCCGGAGCGGTAGGCACCTTTGCCCACGTGGACCCGCGGGTGGAAGCCTACGTGTGCGAAAAGCTGAGGCTCAAACCCGCCCCGGTTTCCAGCCAGATCATCCAGCGGGACCGTCACGCCCACTACCTGTGCGTGCTGGCCGGCATCGCCAGCTCCCTGGAGAAGTTTGCCACCGAGATCCGCAACCTCCAGCGCACCGACATCCTGGAGGTGGAGGAGCCATTCGCCAAGGGGCAGAAGGGGTCCTCGGCCATGCCCCACAAGCGGAACCCCATCCTCTGCGAGCGGGTGGCCGGGCTGGCCCGGGTGGTGCGGGCCAACGCCCTGGCGGGGCTGGAGAACGTGGCCCTGTGGCACGAGCGCGACCTGACCCATTCCTCGGTGGAACGGGTGATCATCCCGGACAGCACCATCCTGCTGGACTACATGCTGGCCAAGTTCATCCCCATCCTGGAGAACCTCCGGGTATATCCCGGGCGCATGCGGGCCAATCTGGACCGGACCGGCGGTCTCATCTACTCCCAGCGGCTGCTCCTGGCCCTGGTGGGCAAGGGAGTGGTCCGGGAGGAGGCCTACGCCTGGGTGCAGCGCCAGGCCATGCGCGCCTGGGAAGAAGGGCTCAACTTCCGGGAGCTGGTGGCCGCCGACCCGGACATCGGCCGCCACCTTACCCGGGAGGAACTGGACCAGCTTTTCGATTACGGCTATTACCTGCGCCGGATTGACGAGATTTTCGCCCGGGCGGGGCTATAGGGCCGGTGACCGGGGGGAAGGAGGCAGATATGGCAATCAAGGGCGAGCTGCTCTACGAGGGCAAGGCCAAGAAGATCTACCGCACCGAGGACCCCGACCTCTTCTGGATGGAGTTCAAAGACGATGCCACCGCCTTCGACGGCACCAAGAGGGCGGTCATCGCCGGCAAGGGGTACTACAACGCCCAGATCAGCGCCTTCTTCTTCCGCCTGCTGGCGCAAAAGGGCGTGCCCTCGCACTTCGTGGAAATGGCCGGGGAAAGGGAGATGCTGGTGCGGGCCGGGGAGATCATCCCGGTGGAGGTAATAGTGCGCAACCTTGCCGCCGGGAGCATGTCGCAGAGGCTGGGGGTGGAGGAAGGCACGGAGCTCAGGCAGCCGGTGCTGGAGTTCTGCTACAAGTCCGACCCCCTGCACGACCCCCAGGTGAACGAATACCACATCCTGGCCCTGGGCTGGGCCACCGCCGAAGAAGTGGCGGCCATGAAGGAGCAGGCCCTCGAGGTCAACCGGGTGCTTTCCGCCTTCCTGCGCGAGGTGGGCATTATCCTGGTGGACTTCAAGCTGGAGTTCGCCCGTCACCGGGGCGGGGTGCTGCTGGCGGACGAGATTTCCCCGGACACCTGCCGCTTCTGGGACGCGCAGACGCGGGACCGGCTGGACAAGGACCGCTTCCGCCGGGACCTGGGCGACCTGGTGGAGGGCTACGCCGAGGTCTGGCGGCGCCTGCAGCGGCGCTAGGGTTGGGTCGACATCCGGCCAGTTGCCGGTCATTTGGTATTAGGGGCATAAGGATCAACGTTGTAGGGCGGTTCCGGGTCTCCCCTGAGTACATTGGCACCTCGCCGGGCGCCGAACTTGGCGAGAGCGAGCACGGAGGCGGGCCGGAGGCCACGGACGGCCGAAGCGGCGGGGCGCCACGGACGGCGCCTCCGCCGGGTGCCCGCCGGAGCGCGAAGCTCGAGCCCCAGCTTGGCCGGCGAGGTGACGGTACGAACGGGGAGCACCCGGAACCGCCCGAAGAGAACCAGGATCCGCCAGAAACGGAAAGAGTGGGTGAAAATGTACCTGGTCAAAGTGCAGATCATGCTCAAGCCGGGCGTGCTCGATCCCCAGGGAAACACCGTGCGCGAGGCCCTGCACAGCCTGAACTACTCCGGGGTGGAAGAGGTGCGCCTGGGCAAGTACCTGGAGATCCGGCTGGCGGCGGACGGCGAGGAGGCGGCCCGGGAGCAGGTGGAAGAGATGTGCCGCCGTCTCCTGGCCAACCCGGTAATCGAGGAGTACCGGCTGCTGGAAGTGTCCGCGACAGGGGGCCGGTAAGGTGCGCTTCGGAGTAGTGGTCTTCCCCGGCTCCAACTGTGACGCCGACGTCTATCACGTACTGGGGCAGGTGCTGGGCCAGGAGGCAGCCTACGTGTGGCACCGGGAGGAGAGGCTCTCCGGCTTCGACTGCGTGGTGCTGCCGGGCGGGTTTTCCTACG
The Clostridia bacterium DNA segment above includes these coding regions:
- the purB gene encoding adenylosuccinate lyase — translated: MISRYTLPEMGRIWSDKNKFDLWLTIEIYACEAQAELGNIPREALEEIKARAGYEIERVAALEETTRHDVLAFLTAVAEKVGEASKYIHLGMTSSDLLDTTLAVQMRQAADLILAKLRRLREVVADLARKHKYTPMIGRTHGIHAEPVTFGFKLALWVKEIERHMGRLERAREEISVGKISGAVGTFAHVDPRVEAYVCEKLRLKPAPVSSQIIQRDRHAHYLCVLAGIASSLEKFATEIRNLQRTDILEVEEPFAKGQKGSSAMPHKRNPILCERVAGLARVVRANALAGLENVALWHERDLTHSSVERVIIPDSTILLDYMLAKFIPILENLRVYPGRMRANLDRTGGLIYSQRLLLALVGKGVVREEAYAWVQRQAMRAWEEGLNFRELVAADPDIGRHLTREELDQLFDYGYYLRRIDEIFARAGL
- a CDS encoding phosphoribosylaminoimidazolesuccinocarboxamide synthase, which encodes MAIKGELLYEGKAKKIYRTEDPDLFWMEFKDDATAFDGTKRAVIAGKGYYNAQISAFFFRLLAQKGVPSHFVEMAGEREMLVRAGEIIPVEVIVRNLAAGSMSQRLGVEEGTELRQPVLEFCYKSDPLHDPQVNEYHILALGWATAEEVAAMKEQALEVNRVLSAFLREVGIILVDFKLEFARHRGGVLLADEISPDTCRFWDAQTRDRLDKDRFRRDLGDLVEGYAEVWRRLQRR
- the purS gene encoding phosphoribosylformylglycinamidine synthase subunit PurS, which translates into the protein MYLVKVQIMLKPGVLDPQGNTVREALHSLNYSGVEEVRLGKYLEIRLAADGEEAAREQVEEMCRRLLANPVIEEYRLLEVSATGGR